CGTGACCAGCGACAGCCCGTAGACGCCGAGGATCTCGTTGACCGGCTGGAACCACGTCGTCCCGCCGGTCGAGCAGTTGCCGCTGCCGCCGGAGGTGACGCCCTGCGCCTGGTTGCCGGCGAGCCAGGCGCCCCCGGAGTCGCCGCCCTCGGCGCAGGCGTTGCTGCGGTGGAGACCCGACACCGCGCCCTGCGGATAGTTGACCGTCTCGTTGCGGCCGAGGAGCGTGCCGCAGCGCCAGCCGGTCGTCCGGCCGGAACGGCACACCCCGCTGCCGATCACGGCCTCCACGGAACCGGCGACCGACACGGTGCCACCGGCGTAGTTGTTGACCCACGGTCGGGGCGTCCAACTGCCGTTGGTCCGGACCCAGCCGTAGTCGTTGCCCGGGAACGACGAGCCGGCGAAGGTGCCCTGGGACACGTTGTTGTAGCCGAGGGTGGGGCTTCCGGTGCCCCCGCAGTGGCCGGCGGTCACGAAGCCGCCCGCGACGGCGAAGCCCACCGAACAGAGCGTGTTGCCGTTGATCACGTACTGGTCGCCGCCCCGGATGTCGTACAGCGGGCGGGGTGCCTCCGCTTCGACGACGTAGCGGACGAGGTCGGCGGGGAGCCCGCTGCGCGCCACGAAGTCCCGGGCCGACGCGGTACGGCCGGGGGCGACCGTCACCACGAGGCTGTTGTCGACGACGTCGGCATACCAGCCCCGCACCGCGTCGCCCGGGCGGTGGCGGGCAGCGAGCTTGTCGAGAGTCTGGTGGGCGGCGGTGAGCGCGGCCAGGCTCCGGCCGGCGATTCGTGGCTCGGCCCCCTCGGCCCGGACGGTGGCCACGTCGGACGGGTCGGTGACCGCCACCGTCAGGCGGTTGTCGGCGGTCAGCCAGGAACCCGCGTACCGGGTCCCCAGCTCGGCGCGCAGCCGCTGGTCGATCAGGGCGGCGGCGGCCTCGGCCCGCAACCGGTCGGCGAGCTGCCGGTCGGTCAGGCCGAGGTCCCGGCGCATCGCCTCGGCCATCCCGGCTGGCAGGTCGGCCGTTTCTGTGCGGGCGACTCCGACCCGGTCGGTGGGGCCCGGATCGGGCGGGGGCAGGTTGGCGGGCACGGTCAGCCCGACGGCCGCCACACCGGTGGCGAGCAGCGCGAGGAACGACTTCATGGGTGTCCTTTCGGATCGGGGGTTTCAGGGAGCCGCCCGGCGGCGGGTGCCGCCGGGCGGAGGTAGCGCGGGGCCGTGGGGTCAGCCGGTACGCCACTTCTGGTTGGCGCTGCCGGCGCAGTCCCAGAGCTGCAACCGCGCGCCGTCGCCGCCGTTCCAGTCCTTGATGTCCACGCACCGGTTGGCGGCCAGGTTGACCAGGTCACCGGCGGCGGAGAGGACGAACTGCTGCGCGCCGGTGCCGTTGCAGGTGTAGAGCTGGACGACCGCTCCGTTGCCGGTGGCGCCACCGTCGACGTCCATGCACTTGTTGTTCTGGCTCCGCACCGCCGTGCCGCTGAACGTCCACTTCTGTGCGTTGGTGCCGTTGCAGGTCCACATCTGCAACGGCGCGCGGTCGACGAAGTTCGAGTTGGGCACGTCGATGCACTTGTTGTTCCAGTTGCTCAGGATCGGCACCCCGGTCGGCGGCGGGGTGCCGCCCCCGCCGAACGGGCTCAGGACCACACCGGCGGCACGCGGGTCGCCGTCGTGCACCAGCGACTCGAAGCCGCCGACGTCGTCGAAGGCGAACGCGTACGCCTTGCCGTCAGCCATGTTGGCGTGGATCACCCGGGCGTACTGGTTGGTGGGGTTGCTGCGGTAGAACTCGGCGGGGTTCAGGCTGGGCTGCGTGTCGATGGTGCCGAGGGTGCCCCGGTTGAGGGCCGCGCAGAGCGTCCGGGCGATCGGCCCGACAACCTGGTCATTGGGGGCGTGCAGCTGGCCGTCGCAGCCCCAGACGCTGGCCGAGGAGGGCCGCTGGAAGGAGGCCACCACCTGGCCGGAGCCGTTGGTGAAGGTCATTGTGGTGCCGGCGGTCCGGCCGAAGTAGCGGATGCCCGGCTGGTCGGTGAAGGGCACCACGGTCAACGTCTTCGTGGTGTACGCGTTCCACGCCGAGGCGATGTACGAGTCGAGGTAGGTGGGGCTGAACAGGCCCGCTCCGGCGGCCTTGCCCGGCGCCAGGACCCGCAGCACCGTGCCGTCGCCCCGGGTGTAGACGGAGTTACCCCAGCCGGCCTGCGCGCGGATCCCGTCGATGACGGCGGCGCGGCCGTTCGCGACGACGTCGCCGGTGCGCTTGGTGACGCCGTTGGCACCGGTGACGGTGACCGCGTGCGGCACGGCGAACATGTCCACCTGGGAGCTGTTCAGCCAGAGGCCGGCGTCGTTGTAGGTGAACTCGCTCCAGTCGAACAGGATGTTCCGGTTCGGGTCGCCGGCCGCCCAGGGCGCGGGTTGTACCAGGCCGTCCGGGGTGAGGAAGAACTTCAGCTTCTCTCCGAAGGAGAAGTAGACCCGGCCGGAGAAGCCCCGGGGGAACTGGATGGTGCTGCGGCCCCCGTTGCCGGGGCCGGGGATCGACGCGTCCGGCGCGGGCGACGGCGGGATCTGGCCGCCGGTCCACGGTACGAACGCGCCGCCGGCCGTGACGTAGCCGAGCCGGCCGGTGGAGAGCTGGGTGCCGATGACGTACAGGTGGGTGGCCTCGGCCCGGCCGGTGTTGTTGGTGACCGTGACGGGCAGCAGGGCCGGTCCGACCGCGCGGGCGGGTGCCGCGTCGACGGTCGCCGCCCCGGTGACGAGCAGGGCGGAGACGATGGCAAGCAGATGTCGGCGAACGCTCAATGGAACCACCTCCGGCGTGGGAAATCGGGTGAGAGAGCGCTCTCACAGGCTGCGACTGGAAACAAAGTTTGTCAATACCTGCCCGCTCCGGCCGGCGCGGTGTCGGGCCAGTTTTCGGTGACTCCCGCCGACCCCGGGGGCGTCGAGGGGTCGCCCCCGGCTGCCCGTCCGGATTCCTCCACGCCGTTCCGCGACGCGCCGCCGGCCCGCCGTCCGACACTGGGACGACGGACGAGAGGGTCGGGGAACGGGGGTGCCGTGGAAGGTCTCGTACTGATCGCGGTGCTGGCCGCCACCGTGCTGGTCGGGACCACGCTCGGTGGGCGGTACCGGGTCGCGCCGCCCGTCCTGCTCATCGGCCTGGGCGCGCTGCTGGCGCTCATCCCGCCGCTGTCCCACGTGATACTGGAGCCGGAGGTGGTGCTGCTGCTCTTCCTCCCGGCGATCCTCTACCGGGAGAGCCTCACCATCAGCCTGCGGGAGATCCGGGCCAACCTGCCGGCCATCGCGTTGCTCGCCATCGTGCTGGTGGCGATCACCATGGTCACCGTGTCGTGGGCCGCGCAGGCGCTCGGCGTCGACCCGGCGGCGGCCTGGGTGCTCGGTGCCGTGCTGGCCCCCACCGACGCCGCAGCCGTCGCCGGCCTGGCCAAACGGATGCCCCGGCGGTTCCTGACCGTGCTGCGCGCGGAGAGTCTGATCAACGACGGCACCGCGCTGGTCCTGTTCGCCGTCGCGCTCGGCCTGCTCGAAGGGGGTGGCCCACCGGGGACACCGAAGCTCCTCGGGCAGCTCGTCGGGTCGTTCGTCGGCGGAATCGCGGCCGGTCTGCTGGTCGGTGGCGTGGTGATCCTGATCCGGCGACGCCTCGACGACCCGCTCCGGGAGGGCGCGCTGAGCGTGCTCACCCCGTTCGTCGCGTTCCTGATCGCCGAGCGGGTGCACGCCAGTGGCGTGCTGGCGGTGGTCGTCGCCGGGCTGCTGCTCTCCTACGCCGCGCCCCGGGTCATCCGGGCGCCGTCCCGGGTGATGGCCCTCGCCTTCTGGGACCTCACCACGTTCCTGATCAACGGTGGGCTCTTCGTCCTGCTCGGCATGCAGATTCCCCGCATCGTGCAAAGTGAGACCAGCACGTCGCTGGGGCGGGCGCTGCTCATCGCGCTGGTGGTGGCCGGCACGGTCGCCGCGACCCGGATGGTGTGGGTGCACGTGTCGACGTACCTCCTCCATCTGCTCGACCGCCGGCGGTCGCAGCGTGACCTCCACGTGGGCTGGCGGGTCCGTACGGCCGCCGGTTGGGCCGGCTTCCGGGGCGCGGTGTCGCTGGCCGCGGCGCTCGCGGTACCGCTGATCACCCCCGGCAACAAGCCGGTCCCCCAGCGCAACCTGATCATCTTCTGCACGGCGGTGGTGATCGTGCTGATCATGTTGGTCCAGGGCATCACCTTGCCGTCGGTCGTGCGGTGGGCGGGTCTCGTCGGCGACCAGCCACGTGACGAGGAGACCCGCCAGGCCCGGCTGCACGCCACCCGGGCCGGCCTGGCCGCGCTACCCGAGGTGGCCCGGGACCTCGCCGCGACGGCGGAGATCGTCGAGCGGGTACGCACCGACTACCAGGCCCACCTCGACGACGCCCAGGCGGTGGACGACGACCACACCTCCGCGCGGACCCGGGAGGTCGAGCGTGAGCTACGGCTGAAGGTGCTCGACCGGGAACGTGGCGAGATCACCCGACTGCGCGACGCGAACGAGATCGACGACATCGTGCTGCGGGAACTTCAGGCGGTGCTGGACATCGAGGAGATCCGCCTGCGGGGGCCACAGGCCCCGGACTAGGGCGCCATCGTGCCCGGCTGGCGCCGGCCGGGTTGGGGCGCTCGCGTGGTGGATTGACCCGCAAGGTGCACCCGGCCGCCGCCCGTGGCCGTCGGCCCTTGGCCTTCGTCCTCACCCCGGGTCAGGCCGCCGACAGTCCCCGGTTCGAGGCGGTGTGGGAACGGGTGCGGGTGCGCCGACCGGTGGGGAGGATGTGGGTATGAGTTCATCGCAGCCCGCCGTTGACCCCGGGCCCGAGCCGGACACGACCGCGGGCGGGCCGGTGAATACTGCTGGCGCGCGGTCCAGGCCGCCATCGCCGGACTCCCCCGAGTCTTCCCCGGATCACCGCTACCTGCTTGACAACGCCCGGGTGGAGGCGGGCGAGCGGTTCACCTGGCTGGCCGAGCTGTTCGACGGTGTCACGCGTGGGCACTTCGACCGGATCGGAGTGAGGGCGGGCTGGCGCTGCTGGGAAGTTGGTGCCGGAGGCCCCAGCATTCCCGAGGCACTCGCCACAGCCGTCGGACCAACCGGTCACGTGCTGGCCACGGACATCAATCCGGCCTGGTTGGACCCGCACGGCGGGTACGAGGTGCTCCGGCACGACATCGTCGGGGACCCGCCGCCGCAACCAGGCACGTTTGACCTGGTACACGCGCGGCTCGTGCTCGTTCACGTGCCCGACCGTGCCCGGGCGCTGGCGACGATGGTGGCGGCGCTGCGGCCCGGCGGTTGGCTGTTGGTAGAGGATGCCGACACCGAGCTGCAGCCGCTGGCCTGCCTCGATGAGGTTGGCCCGGCGCAGCGGCGCGCCAACCGGCTACGGCGCGCCGTCCGGGAGTTGATGACCCGCCGCGGCGCCGACCTGCGCTACGGCCGTACGCTGCCGCGGGCGTTGCGTGCGGCGGGCCTGGTCGATGTCACGGCGGCCGGCTGCTTCCCGGTCGGCGGGGTGGCCTGCGACCGGCTGGAGACCGCGACGGTGCGCATGGTCCGCGCCGAGTTGCTCGCCGCAGGGCTGGCCAACGACGTCGAAATCGACGCGCACCTGGCCGCCGTCGATGCCGGCGAACTCGACCTCACCCTCGCGCCGCTGATCTCGGCATGGGGACGCCGCCCGGGCTAGGGCGTGTCCTGAGTCCTCAGTTGTCGCAGTTCGGGGTTGGCCGTCCCCGCGGAGCGGCTGTGGACCATGTTCCGGCGCGAGCGGCGGCAAGGGCGGCTTTGGCGGCGCGGTCGGCGTCGGCCTCCGTCAGCGGGTCACCGGTGTTGAGGAGTGTGTAGTACAGGGGAGCGGAGACAGCGGCGATCACCCGCTGGGCGTCGGTGCCGTCGGGGAGTTCCCCACGTTGGACGGCGTCGGTGACGCAGCCGGCCCACTCCTCGATGCGGGTGGCGTAGAAGCGGTGAAGTGCCTCAGCCGCCTGTTCGTCACAGAGCGAGGCAGCGATCAGGGCCTTGAACAGCCGTCCCTGTCGGGGCTCGGTGAGCGTCTTGACCACCAGGTGGGCGTTGGCGCGCAGGTCCTCCTCGATCGAGCCGGTGTCGGCGCGAGGCACAGACTGGGTGGCCATGTCGTCGAGCAGGTCGGCGGCGAGGGTGCCGGGGGTGCCCCAACGACGGTAGACGGTGGTCTTGCCGACCCCGGCCCGACGGGCGATCTCGGCCAGATCGAGGGCCTCGAAGCCACCCTGGGCCAAGAGGTCGCCAGCCGTCCGCAGGACGGTCTCGCGGACGCGGGCGGTGCGGCCGCCTGGCCGGACGGTGCCGGGAGCGGGCGTGTCAACCACGGATGGGCCTCCTTCGTGCGGCGCTTCACGATGCCACAGACAACACTATCGGGGCCGGAGTTCCATTACGACGCCCCACGGTGCTACGGTTGCCGAACTAACGGAACGCCAGACCCGTTAGAGGTTTCGAAAGGAAACGCGTGTCATGTCCGCAACCAACGCCGCAACGCAGCGAACATCACCTGCCATCGCTCACTCGCCGCAGCCACAGCGGCTGACCGGCCGTCCCAAGCTGCTCCTCGCCGTTCTGCTGGTCGCCCAGTTCATGCTGGCCGTCGACTTCTCGATCCTGAACGTCGCGTTGCCCGCGATCGGCGAGGGCCTCGGCTTCTCCCTGTCCAACCTCCAGTGGATCGCCACCTCGTTCGCACTGTGCGCGGCCGGTTTCACCCTCTTCTTCGGCCGCATCGGCGACCTCGTCGGCCGCAAGCGGATCTTCCTCGGCAGTCTCGGCCTGCTCGGCGTGGCCTCCCTCGTCGGCGGTCTCGCCACCAGCCCCGAGCTCCTGATCGTCGCCCGCGTCGCCCAGGGCCTGGCCACCGCGGCCGCCACTCCCGCCGGGCTCGCCCTGCTGACCACCTCCTTTCCCGAAGGCCCACTGCGGCAGCGGGCCCTCGGCCTCAACGGCGCGTTGATGTCCGCCGGGTTCACCACCGGCGCCATCCTCGGCGGCGTGCTGACCGACCTGCTGTCCTGGCGCTGGGCCTTCTTCATCAACGTGCCCGTCGCCCTTGCCGTACTGCTGGTCGCTCCCTCGGTCATCCGGGAGTCGAGGCCCAGCGACCGTCCCAGGCTCGACCTGCCTGGCGCCCTGGCCGTCACCCTCGGCCTGTTGGGGCTCGTCTACGGCCTGACCCAGGCCGGCGAGCATGGCTGGACCAACCCGCACGCTCTGGCCGGGCTGATCACCGGCGTCCTGCTGCTGGTGGTGTTCTACGTCGTCGAACGGACGGTGGCCCAGCCGCTCGTCCCGCTCAAGGTGCTGGGTCGCCGGAACGTGGCCTGGGGCAACGTACTGGGCCTGCTCGCCTTCGTCACCGAGACCTCGCTGGTCTACCTGCTCACCCTGTACATGCAGAAGACCCTCGGCTTCTCCGCCCTGGCCGCCGGGATCTCCTTCGGCGTCCTGGGCCTCGGCACCGTGGTCGGCGGCCTGCTGGCCCCCAAGGTGATCGCCAAGACCTCCACGCTGACCGCGCTGGTCGCAGGCGGGCTGGTCCAAACCGTCTTCACCGCCGCTCTGCTCTTCCTGGGCACGAGCACTGTCTCCTCGATGGCGTTGCTCCTACCCGCCACCTTCTTCGGCGGCGTCGGCAACATGCTGGTCATCGTCGGTTTCATGGTCACCGCCACCAGCGGACTGCCCGACGGGGAGCAGGGCCTGGCCACCGGACTGACGACCATGGCCCAGCAGGTCGGCATCACCATGGGCACCCCGATCATGTCCGCGATCGTGACCGCGGCCACCACAGGCGCCGCCACGGCGGCAGCAATCCTGGACGGGGTCACCACTGCCATCGCCGTCAACGCCGCGCTGGTCGCACTCGGTGTCCTCATCGCGGCCGTCTTCCTACGCACCAGGCAACAGCACACCTGACCCTCCCGGGCGGATGACGTGGAAGGGCCACCGGAAGGCCGCCCCGGGGCGATGACCCACCCCCGCCCTGGTCAGCTCTGAAGAACGCCGGCCCGCAGTCCGAGCACCGCGTCGCCCTGCTCGGTCCGGTGGTAGAACACCACCCGCCGGTCCCGTCTGCGCGACACGAGCCCGGAACGCAGCAGCACCCCGAGGTGGTACGAGACGGTGGCGGGCGCCAACCTCCATCGCGTGCTCAGCTCGTGGGTCGACCGGGCGACGTCCAGGTCGCGCAGGATCGCCGCGCGGCTGGTTCCGACCAGCTCCGGAAGTCCGCTGTCGGATGCGGGCCGGCTCGGGACGAGACCGTTCGCGGGATAGACCAGCACCGCGTCATTCGGGTCGCAACACTGGGCCGCCAACCGTGGCCAGCCGACCGCTGTGGGACAGAGGACGAGTTCCTGACCGTCGAGATCGAAGGTCTCCTGGTAGGCGCTGGTGCCGATCGACAGGGACGAGCCCGTCCAGCCCACGTCGCGGTGCAGCGTACCGAGCATCCGGCCGATGCCGGCCGTACCGATCACGGTGAACCGGGCGGCGAGGTCGGTTTCGAGGGTCGACCGGACACCGGGCCACGACTCGGCGAAGACGAACCGCCAGAAGCGGAGCAGTCCGTTCGCAGCGCGGCGGGCGAAGGTGCCGTTCTCCATCGCGCTACGCACCTCGACCGGCATCCGGCCTTGGGGAAACCGCCCCGCGCAGAGCTGGTCCGCGACGGCCTCCGGCGGCGTCTCCGTCATCACCCCCAACTGTCGGTCGAGGAGGCTCTCGACCGGGCCCATCCAGGGCTTCGGGGTCAGCAGGTCGAGGGTGTAGCCACCGTTGCCACCCGTTGGCAGGGCCTGCGCGACCAGGGCCACGTCACGGTCCCGCAGGGCCAACCGGGCGGCCGGACCCGGGTCGCCGTGGACGGCGTGGCGGCGTCCGCTGGCCGCGAGCCGCAGCCAGGCGATCGCCTCGAAAGCGGGTGAGACGGAGAGTCGCATCTGCGCCAGGGCCGCCCCGTCGAGACGAACATCGATCACGTGTCAACGGTAGGACAGGAGACACCAGCTACGAAGCCCCGATTCGATAACCGTCGAATGTCTCGTGAACGCGGGCCGCCCCGGGTTTCCTGGTCTCACCCCCCTGCTCAAGGACGGGCACGTACCTCCCGGTGGCGGGCGTGCCTCCGGGTGCGTCGCCCGTCGTCCGTCTGTCCGGAAGGAAACCGATGCGTTCCCGAACAAGCCTGAAACTGTCAGCCCCGGTGGCGGCCCTGACACTCGCCCTGTCGATGGTGGTCGCACCGACGCCTGCGAGCGCCGCCGCGCCCTACCTCGAACTGCCGTTCTCGTGTGGCACCTCGTGGACCGGTGACTCCGGTTCCAGCAACGCCCACCGCAACAACGAGATCGACTTCAATCTGTCGTCCGGCGCCGACGACCGGGGGCAGCCGGTGCTCGCCGCAGCTGCCGGGACGATCAGGTGGGAAGGCGGTGCCAGCTCCGACTACGGCAACTACGTGGAGATCGACCACGGCGATGGCTACTCCACGTTGTACGCCCACCTCCAGGACAAGTTCGCGCACATCGGCGACACGGTCGTCCAGGGCGAGAAGATCGGCACCGTCGGCAACACCGACGGAAACAGCCCCGGTATCAGCCCTCACCTGCACTTCGAGTACCGCAACCGGGGCAGCGGGCAGAGCTACCCGGACTACATCCGCCCGGCCTCGTTCCACGGTGACCCGTTCGACTACGCCACCGGTCGGGAGACCTACGTCAGCCAGAACTGCGGCTCGACTACTCCGACTTCGATGCCGGGGTTGTCGGCGGTGTCCCGGGGTGTCGGTGGGCTCGACGTGTTCGCGGTGACCACCGACGGCCGCCTGAAGCACCGCAACTACTCGTCAGGCGCGTGGAGCTGTTGGTCGACGCTGTACGGGAACGCGACGATCAAGGGCGAGCCGGCCGCCATCGCCAGCTCCGGCCGGATCGACGTGTTCGCTCAGGGCATCGACAACCGGTTGAAGAAGATCACCTGGACCTCCGCACACGGCTGGTACCAGTGGGCCGACATGGGTGACTACACGATCACGTCGGCGCCGGCGGTGACGAGCCGGTCGGCGACGGGGATCGACGTCTTCGTGAAGAACAGCGCGAACAAGATCGTCTACCGACACTTCGACACCGCGTCGAGTGCATGGACGACTAACTGGTCGAACATCGGCGAGAACGCGGCGACGATCTCCGCCACCAGCGGTCCTGCGGCAGTCGCGAACGCTGACGGCACGCGGATGAACGTGTTCGCCCGCGCCACCGACGGAAGTCTGCTCTCCCTCATGTGGACCCGCGACCACGGCTGGTACAACTGGGCCGACCGCGGCGGCAACCTCAACGGCCGCCCATCCGCCAGCACCCGATCCGGCAACAGCGTCGACATCTTCATGCGAGACCAGGACAACAGCCTGATCCACTGGTACTCCCCCGACGGCGCGGACTGGACCACCTACCCCAAATCCGACTTCGGCGGCTGGCTGGCCGTCAGCCCGACCGCAGTGTCCTGGAACAGCGGACGCATCGACGTATTCAGCCGCAACAGCGGCGCCGACCTCATCCAGAAGGCCTGGACCTCCACCAACGACTGGTACGCCTGGGCCGGACACGGACCCGTCGGCGCACCAGCCTGCTGAGACACCTGTGACCCGCACGGCGGCCGGGCCTGCTTCCGGCCGCCGGTGGTCCACCCTTCGCCCCGTCTCCCACCTGGGCTGCGCCCGAAACAAGGAGTAACCCGTGAAACGCGTCATCATGAAGATGGTCTCCGGCCTGGCCGCCGTGACGGTCAGCGCGACCCTGGCGGTCGTGGTCGGCGCCCCCGCGGCGTTCGCCTACGAGCGGCGTGCCTGCGACACCACCGGCGGACCGACCTCAGAGGACCTGGCCATCGGCCAGCAGCTCAACACCCAGCTCACCAAGGACATGCGCGGCCACATGGGGTCGTACGAGACGTCCTGCGCCCGCGTGATCGTCGAGACCGTCAAGGCGAGAGGTCTCTCCTCCCGCGCCGCGGTCATCGCCGTGACCACCGCCATCGTGGAAACCCACCTGCAGAACCTCGACGGTGGTGACCTCGACAGCATCGGCCTGTACCAGCAGCGGTCCGGATGGGGCAGCGAGGCACAGCGCATCGACGCCGTCTGGTCGACGAACCGGTTCCTCAACGAGATGCTCGCGCTGTATCCGAACAACTCGTGGACCAGCGGCGACATCGGCGACATCTGTCAGTCGATCCAGCGGTCCGCGTACCCGGACCGGTATGCCGTCCAGGTCAGCGACGCCCAGATCATCGTCAACACCCTGTGGAACCTGGCCGGCTCGTCGTCGATGCCGGGGTTGTCGGCGGTGTCCCGGGGTGTCGGTGGGCTCGACGTGTTCGCGGTGACCACCGACGGCCGGCTGAAGCACCGCAACTACTCGTCCGGCACCTGGGGCTGCTGGTCGACGCTGTACGGGAACGCGACGATCAAGGGCGAGCCGGCCGCCATCGCCAGCTCCGGCCGCATCGACGTGTTCGCCCAAGGCATCGACAACCGACTCAAGAAGATCACCTGGACCTCCGCACACGGCTGGTACCAGTGGGCCGACATGGGCGACTACACCATCACCTCACCACCCGCCGTCACCAGCCGCTCCACCACCGGAATCGACGTCTTCGTCAAGAACACCGCCAACAAGATCGTCTACCGGCACTTCGACACCGCCCAAAGCGCCTGGACCACCAACTGGTCCAACATCGGCGAAAACGCCGCCACCATCACCGCCACCAGCGCCCCCGCCGCCGTCGCCAACAACGACGGCACCCGTATGAACATCTTCGCCCGCGCCACCGACGGAAGCCTGCTCTCCCTCATGTGGACCCGCGACCACGGCTGGTACAACTGGGCCGACCGCGGCGGCAACCTCAACGGCCGCCCATCCGCCAGCACCCGATCCGGCAACAGCGTCGACATCTTCATGCGAGACCAGGACAACAGCCTGATCCACTGGTACTCCCCCGACGGCGCGGACTGGACCACCTACCCCAAATCCGACTTCGGCGGCTGGCTGGCCGTCAGCCCGACCGCAGTGTCCTGGAACAGCGGACGCATCGACGTGTTCAGCCGCAACAGCGGCGCCGACCTCATCCAGAAGGCCTGGACCTCCACCAACGACTGGTACGCCTGGGCCGGACACGGACCCGTCGGCGCACCAGCCTGCTGAACCGACAGTGACCGGCCCGGCTGCCACGGCAGCCGGGCCGCACCGCGTACGCCGCGTCGCCTCGCGTACGCCGGCCCTGGCTTCGCCTGCGGACCGTGGTCAGGTCGCCTCGGTCAGGAACGGGCTGGGCTGTCCGCTCCAGGACACGTACAGCGCCTCCCTGGCCCGGGTGCTGGCCACGAAGAGCAGACACCGTTCCCGCAGCAGGTCGTTGTCGTGCTGTGCCTGGTCGACCTCGGCCGGGGTGACCTCCTTGGTGAACGGCACCGCCGTCGCGGTCACACCCACCACGGCCACACACCGGAACTCCAGGCCCTTCATCGCGTGCATGGTGGCCAACCGGACCGCGTCGG
The nucleotide sequence above comes from Micromonospora pallida. Encoded proteins:
- a CDS encoding peptidoglycan DD-metalloendopeptidase family protein, with amino-acid sequence MAALTLALSMVVAPTPASAAAPYLELPFSCGTSWTGDSGSSNAHRNNEIDFNLSSGADDRGQPVLAAAAGTIRWEGGASSDYGNYVEIDHGDGYSTLYAHLQDKFAHIGDTVVQGEKIGTVGNTDGNSPGISPHLHFEYRNRGSGQSYPDYIRPASFHGDPFDYATGRETYVSQNCGSTTPTSMPGLSAVSRGVGGLDVFAVTTDGRLKHRNYSSGAWSCWSTLYGNATIKGEPAAIASSGRIDVFAQGIDNRLKKITWTSAHGWYQWADMGDYTITSAPAVTSRSATGIDVFVKNSANKIVYRHFDTASSAWTTNWSNIGENAATISATSGPAAVANADGTRMNVFARATDGSLLSLMWTRDHGWYNWADRGGNLNGRPSASTRSGNSVDIFMRDQDNSLIHWYSPDGADWTTYPKSDFGGWLAVSPTAVSWNSGRIDVFSRNSGADLIQKAWTSTNDWYAWAGHGPVGAPAC